The DNA sequence TATTTAGGGCAACTAAAAGATATTTACAAACAGATAAAACCAAGCAATATTAAATCAACTTACTACCATTAAACATATAAGCACTTACTATCATTTATAAAACATCAACCTTTTTAAAACCAGTAAAAAATATCACCTTAACTAGTTTATCTTTAACTTTGACATCACCGATTTCCATGTGCGTAACCCCATTTATCTCCGCACTCATTCGCTTTATTTGCATATCCAAACAAGAAGAAATTATTTTTTCCTGAACTATATAAAATATTGCACGAGTGAACAAAGTTGCTGCATTATCTTCAATAAACCATGTTGATAATGTCTCCGGAATGCAAGTTTTTGACTCATGATCCAACCTTTCAGTTTCATTCCTTTGATGTTCCATTGCGCTTTGGAAAcgcaaccaaaattcacatagaGTATCTCTTTGCCTATGAAACTGCCCAAAAAAGAAATTCTCACTCTCTGATCTTGATGTTATCCTCGTTAGACCAAACATAGGCTCGTCTCTAAAAAATGATGGAATCCAAGAAGATCTAATTAAATACATGTCTGAACGCCACTTATGATCGTCTAATTTGAACTCCTTTAAAACTTTCGTCGAGCCTCTCTCAAACTCATCAGTCTCTAAAATTGAAGACCATATGTAAGTCTTCATTTTCTCCATAAAATCCGTCTCTTTAAATAAACAATTCCCAAGCTGTAATTTTTTCACAAGAAACATATTATCAGTAATATAAGATGGCCATTTTAAGGTGACATTTCTTTGAGAGCATTAATGATTGCTTgtaaaatatcatttaaaagttGCTCCAGTATAATATTAATACAGTAATTAAAATTTAGTATCTAACTATGAAATAATGTATCAaagattaataaaaaaaataatttttatatgaacAATACCTTGATAGAGAATTTTTGCATAATGTGCCACATGCATAGACGATGCTTACTAGCAATTAAACCATTTTTGTCAGAAAATGAATTATGTACATCGTCCTTCATAGCAGGACACTGGTCAGTAAGAATAAAAACTGGATTTCTTCCCATAGCTTTGATAAAGTGATCAAAAGCCCAAGTATAATCCTCAATATTCTCATGTGATAAAAGGAAAGCAACAAAAGTAACACACTTGTCGTGTTTATCTATACCAGTGAAAGGGGCAAATATCATATTGTACCTATATCATGAAAATCAATAATAATTACTAACAGAATCACTAAATACTATAGAAAAATTTACTAGTTATTCTATAAGATGTACACTTTTCTTACTTACTTGTATCAAAAATCGCATCAAAAGATACCGCGTCACCATAAAGCTCAAAATTTCGTCGACCAATTGCATCAGCCCAAAAAAGTTTCGTCAAGTGCCCATCTGAATCAACCTCATAAGCAAAATAAACAGATTCTGAAGTTTCCTGAATGGCTTTAAACTTGTCAATGATCATTTGCCCTTCTCTTTCACCATCAAATGATTTAACATCCCTactaaaatttctaaaatcacGTAATTTGACACCTATATTCCCATACCACCAGACATTTCCTTCTCAAAATAAAAACTTTTGCTGACACCAATATTCACTTTCGAAGCATCAAAACAAATAGTTTTAAGAGTAATATTCATCTCCCTATTAGCCTTCAAAAACTGCTAACCAGTTTCACTAGCTAATGGATGGTTGTGTAATTCAATAAAAGTTTTAATATAATGCTTGTTATCACCCATGTATTTCAAGATCATTTTTGCTTTGTATCCACACCTTTGAGAAACTATGCGTCTTTTATTAAGAGCTTTCTTTTCAACATAAGGATTGTTGAATCCTTCACAACTACAAACAAAATGTTTAAGTGTAATAGTCCGATCAGCATCTTTCTTCATTGCTGTCTTGTGAACACCAAAACCACTCAACCGAGCATATTCTTTATAAAAACAATAACCTTTACTGAAACTGTCAAATGCCTGATTCTCGAATGGCACACTAATATCACCTACATAACTAGGCAAATAATACTTCATACCACCAGGTGAGGCAATATAATCTGTTACTGAACTTTCACTAACTTCTGAACCTCCACTACTAATTACACCAGAATTAATTCGAGATGAGTCGCCATAACTCGAACCTAAGCATTGAAACATATCCTTGATTAACATAATtaaaaatggattaaaaatgtttaaaaagtATTAATAactaaaaaataagtgaaaaacTCAACTAAAACATATAATCCGTAACTGACTCATTAACGCTTTAAAAACTTTCATAAGAAATATGAATATAAACAGCTCAAATACTCAATCTAACTAATGAATATAACGTTCATCTAATTTAACTTTCGAATCAGTTCAATGAAAAGATAACATTCATCATTAAAACAGCTAAATCTAACTCAAGCATTGAAATAGTTAAACAATGAATCAGTAAAAATACTCAAAACAATACACAAAATAATGAATATAACTTTGATCTAATTTAACTTTCAAATCAGTTCAACATTAAAATAACTTCAATTACAGCAATATTAAGTATTCATAGAAAAAATCACTAAAACAGTTTAAAAAAGCAAACAATCCCTAAAAAGTTAGAAACAATAATTGACTGGAAATTACATcgaattaaaatattaaatcaaCAAACTTACAAATTTAATCAACAAATATAGTAACATAAACAAAACAATACATATTTACCTTTATTATTACTAACTTTCAACAAATCTGTTGTTATCATCTTGAAAAATCTAATTAATGATCCAAGCACATACGAATGAGATGATGAAACTGAGATAGTATCCAAAGATAGCTTCGAGAGAGATTGTATCCAAATATAGCTTCAAGAGAATGAGATGTACAAGATAGAGATGtacgagagagagagattgaggaGAGAGAAAGAGTAGAGAGTGAAACTGAAAACGGTTATTGTGTGATTAATACGCGTATCTCtgtctttttctttttttaataaaGGAAATGAACGGTTGTGATTAATCAGGGGGCAAATAGATCAATGGTGGAGGATTggtttttagtttttattttaaattaggtttctatttgatcatttgcatatatatatatatatatatatatatatgcgccCGCCtgaatttaaatatatttttttggtCAAAGTATTTTAAAAAGTGTGTATTATAGCCGACCTAAATTTTTAATAACTATTTCAAATTAAAACATACATAATGATTTCAATTTCAACATTTTACTGCAATAATGAAATGACAAATAATATATTTTCTTTCTTAATCGTTTACTGTTTTTTAATAGTTAATATGATTGATAATTAATTATCCATTTATGCTAATTCATATAATCCTAAATTTTGTATTTTCTTTATATTTGTTTATATTATCATACATAACTTTTTTGTTGTTCCAAATGAAACCGAATAAATGAAGTTCATTATTTGTAGTTAATAATAGTTATTTTTATTAACAATATATTGACTAGGTTgtgaatttatttttttaaattttaaattaaaatgtTGGAATTGAGAAAAATATTAGTCCACGCCCAAAAACTTGTTATGGATTTTATAAACGGCAAAGAATGTGCACCCATGAGAAAATATAGGCCCCGTCTTTAAATTTGAGTCATCACCACACCTTTCAGTAAATATGTAATATTATTACATCATTTATATTCATAAAACACTTAGTGGAGTGCCACTTCACATATCTGAATGAAGTTTACTCTCTCACTAAAATATACTTTTATAAGGTCTTAGTACAAATCAGAAATTGATAAATTACGGTCTTAACCGATCGAACTTATAACTAGATCTAAGCCATCCATCAAAAAAGGAAGCTAAAAACTTTTATTTGTGATATAACTTGAACAATTATCTTGTTCATCTTCGGCTGTGTAAAATATTCATTATAGTAAAAGTGTGCATCTAAAAACTCAACAAATTTATCCTCTCACAAAatgatattttttaatattattttaaaggttCAAAATTCAAAAAGGAATAGGGTTGTAAAATAATTTCAATATTCCAAATGTAGGGAGTTTGACACTAAAATCATATTTGTGTTTTTATACAAGTAGAAGAGAAGTAAAGTCTTATCTTTGAGTAAAAGAACCATTTTTTCATTGTAACCTTCTTGCATAGAAAAGTAATGAAGTGTATATATCTCAACAAGCTTATATGACAGAAAAATCAGCGTTTCATTAACTATTATGACTCATAAATATGATTTACAGCAAAGCAAACAAGGCAAGTATAGTCAAgtataaaaaaaaacaaaattaaacttatTTTTAATGATTAAATCAGAAATTGAATATACCTAAGCACTAATCTAAACACAAAAAAATAAGCATGGGGCAATGACATACCATTATAATCTATACAGGTCAAAACAACAAGATATGATttgaatcaaaatttaaaaaaaaatcaaattttctTTAGGACCGAAGTCGCTTCACATTTTCCAAATTCTTTTTTTGATAATTTCCCTAGGCAGTTGGTAATTTATATACACAATTAGAAATCATAAGTTTAGTAGGAAAAATAGaaaattcaataaaaataatgGATGTACTCATTTAGTTAATAATTTAGATGCGAGAATACTAGCAAAAAAGGGATGCTTAATAAGCACAAACAATTCCCCTTGCAAATttatgttgtatatatatatccTGGATATCAATTTCTTCCATCTAGATGTATATAATAAGAATCAAAACTCATACATTACTAGAATTAGGTTTAATTGACCATATGTATATTATAATTTAGTTTTAAAAAAAGGTACTATGATAATGATACGGCACCCTATGTTGAAATAAGATAAACATATAAATAATGGGAAACTACATGGAAATACTATTAGTAATAATTTGATCAACTTTATAGTAGCATGTTGTATTACAAAAAAAGCATGAATTTAAGCTAGAAATTAATACATAGATTACTCAGTTACCTTCCGTCGAAGTGACGCTTAAATTTTGAAGTCGTTACACCATTTCCTTAGAAAATTAACTTCGTACAACTGAAACATATAAGTAAAATCAACACAGACCCCAATTTCTAAAACCCTGTTGTAGCCTTACtttttaatattaacaataacaTATTAAAAGGATAACACATGGAGAAACCCCTAAGTTAAATCCCCAATTACTAAAGTCTAACCAAAGTCCTCATTGGTAGTATCGAATACCCCAATTAATGAGATCCAATTAAAATCGTAAAGAAATCTTGACAAATCTAATAAAACACGCGAAGATAGAAAACCCATTTAAGAAACCCTAGTAGAGAATATGGAGCGAGACAGAGAAAAAGATAAGGTAGATCTGAGAGAGAGTGAAAATTTAGAAATATTGAATAGAGGAATCGTATTTTTTGATTTTACATTTTATTCTTTTATCTAATAAAATTTATTATGAAAAATATTTCATTTCCCACTCATGTTTTAACATAAATTTTCATTCCCCCTCCCAAGTTTCAACTTCCCGGATAAAAAATTTAGCTCATCAATGATTACACCCAACTAATTATTTCCATAGATACCCAACTATTTCTATGATAACACCAACTGATACCAACAGTTACATTAAAAAAAATGTAACACAATACagcctaaaataattttaaaacccctatgattcactacaagaaaaagttaAATAGATATCACACATTACGCATCGGTTGCTgatgccactgatgttaaaagatgTAATAACATCATCCCGTATTTTTCTGATGTCTTTGTTGTTTGAAGACAtcaattatttaacaactgatgTCTAAAGTTCACAAAAAAAGTTCAGCGCGCTTTCCTTTCTTTTGTTTCCCCCCTTAATGAAATATTCTCAAAATTTCCCCCCCTTTATAACTATTCTTTTCTCCCTCATCGAATAAAaagtagaaaaacaaaaaaaaattaaaaactaaaaaattGACCATACCCTCTCTCTCACACATCTCTCTCTCGCAAAACCCCCTCTCTCGCACATCTCTCTCTCGCGTCTCACCATATTCTCTCCACCATTACCTCTATACAAATCACCTTCACCACCGCCATCGATCCTCTACTCACATATGCTTCTCTTTTACTCGTGCTCTGCCCTACTTTGCTGATACTCACTATCACTATCACCATCACCATTGCGCTGCTGTGTTCTACTCACCATCGATGGGTTTCTGCTTTGCACCAATAGGGTGTTCTTTACTCACCAACTTTGTGCTCCTGCTTTTAATTGGTAAGTTTTTTTAAATTAAAGTCCTAATTTCTTAAATTGGGGGTtttaaaatcaaaaccctaatttcttaaattGGGGGTTTCATTTACTTGTTATACcctaattattttaaatttatttttttaccGGACCTTTGTACTTGGACTCGATTTTGATTTGGTGTATAATGTTTGTTTCTCAGAAAGATGATATATTACTAGAGCAAATCCGGAATCATGGAACTGACAAgtaagatttctctaagattgttaAGGTTAATTTTAAGTTGTTTaattttttagttaattattCATGTTTGATTTTTTGAGGTGACCATCCTAAGAACACTTTGTTCTCATAATTGTTTTTTGAGTTGTGAATTAGGTGTAATGGCAGCAATAAACTGTAGTTAATtatagttttttttttgtttcttggGCCTAAGTCTTAACCTTGTGCGGTCACAGGTTTTTCTTCTGAATCGGGAAAAGATATGAATTCCGCAGAGGCTGTTGCTTGGAGCTACTGCATGTATCTTTTTTGAGAAAAATATAGTAAATTTCAGCTTAATGACTCATCCTATTTTTAACCAATTCATTGAATATTATAGAAGTGTTTAAGATAATTTCGGGTGTGATGTGCTCTATAATATATTAAGTTTGGGTAACAGAATACAAGCATGTTGCCTTCATTATTGCATAAATGAATGTTGCATGAAAATTGTATTAATCATTTGAAATAATTTCAGTTATCTTGATTGTACAACTTGGCCGCTTTTATGAATGTGAAAAATCATTATAGAACATCAAGTTAGGTTCTGCTTTAAAAATTTTATTGATCACATGGAACTTAAAGTGCTCAGTTCATGATTGGAATCATGTTTAAATTATTGAATATGATGTGCAAGATGTTGTTTTATGAAAAGTAAAGTCATTATATGTAGTACCTTGTAAAAAGTATCAACATGAAAGATATTTACGGGTTATCCTTATTTATGCCCGAGTTGCTTGGCATGATAATTGACTGTCTGACATAGAACTTGAACAAGAATGGATAAAAAGCATTAGAGACTTCCTGAACTAGAGAGAAACATATAGTTTATGACCAAAGTAAATCCTTTATTTACTATGATCATATATCTAGAGAAAATACCCACTCGATTTTTAATATAATATCACCAATTCTGAAGTGCATGGTGCGAGTTGGACTAGGAGTTGGTGAATTCCAGCATGAGAAGTTGATTCATTTCTTTAATTCTTTGTCCCTAATATATATAAACAACACCATGCCATCCTTTTTACCATCATCTCCATTTTTTCAGAGTTAAGATAttgtttatttatataaataaaaacaGGAACCGATGGTTAGTCATGTAAATGTGCATGTTGTACTGGATGCACGAAGAAACTGCGTTAAAGCATCCCGGACGATTCTGAGTCATCTCAGGTACTTTATTAATTATTGTTTCTCTGGAATATGTATATAAGAATTAGAATTCCTTATCTTTCAAGTAGGAATTTATTTCTTTTTTAGGTGACCATCTCAGATGTGTTCATATTGTACTCTCCAAACTTGAAATCAAATAAATTGGCCAAAGCCACAGTGATAGTGCTtacataattttatattatttttgcAATTGAATTATTGTATAGAAGTTAAATAAGCTTTAAACTTGCTAATTAAGTTGAGTAGCTTGTAAAATTAGACTGACTGAGATTTTTATGCTTCATCTTTGTGTTCCTACAGGTTAATGTATTCAAGGAACGATAAAAAAGACTGCAATGATGAAATAAAAGAGCACATGAGGTACATATTTGTCTTTCTAATTGGTCATATATCACACTTATCTACCTCCAAAATCCTGTATTGGTATGTCATTTAAAATTACAGGTATGTTAAGAACAAGTGCGATCACTGGCACCCAGCTCTGATGATTGTTCTGCGGGACATTGATGACATGAATATGCTGAAAATATCGATATACATCTCATACCAAATGAATTTTTAGGACATGGGCGAACCATTTGTAAGGAGAGCCTTGTTATGTTAATCATTTCAGTTCCATATCTACCTTTGGGGATACTGGAATTCAACATTGATTTTGATTTTGAGCTTATTAGTTTTCTAATGTACTTAATATTTGAGCTGGTCAATAATTATTACTTTGGTTTTGGTTGGTTTTGTAAGAACAATTTATACTTGATAATGTTGGTTGTATTTTTAGTTCATTTTTCCCTTTTCTTTTGGTTTGGTGCTTGTTGGGTTTAAATTCATcataattttaaagaaaaaattGATGTATAAATACTAGGATTATATCACTTTTATTAGATAAAAACTGATGTTTGAAAAGTATTAAACATCACTTTTATTTGCTAAGAACTGATgtctaaaataaaaaaaaactgatgtctatgaGGGTTATATATATCAGTAATTAAGCTGAAAACCGATGTGTAAGTTCTGACAGACATCGGTGTTtaaccgatgtctagaatagacatcaccgacaaaGATATCGGTTGACAAATAACATAGACATAAGTCAAAAAATGATGTCTATTGACTTTTTTCATGTAGTGATTGTAGTGAAGTTAAATGAACATAGCCATAAAAGCGAAACTTGTCTTGACTAGTGCACTTGAGGGAAAGGAATATAAATGTGTTAATAACTCCAAGTTCGTACAAGAAATATGGAACAAATTGGTCATTACGTACAAGGATTCAAAAGTTGTTAAATAATATCGAATGGATACTTTAATTTAAGAGTACAAAAATTTAAAACTCCTCAAAAGTGAGACCATAATCAATATGGAAATAAGGTTCACTCGTACTATCGATAAACTATCAAACGAATGGGAAAATCGAAGAAATGCATAACCTAAATTCATATTCAGTCAATAGCTAATTAAAAAAATTGTCGTGCGTACGAGGTAGATAACCTTCCGGAATAAGTCATCCCTAAAAGTCAAGAGAAGAATAAAAATATGGCTTTAAAAGCTATATTAATTGATGAATATGAAAATGACGAATTGAATGAGGAGTTGCAAAATCTCGATGAATAAGAGATTGTACTACTTTCAAGATAAATTTATCAGGTTTTGCAAAGTAAAGCTCACAGGTAAGGGCATGATTCCTAAAATCGAGTAATCAACAACGAGTTTTCAACTCGAAAGGGAGAcctaataaaaaatttatatttcCAAACTTCAAACTTTGttaggtcccgtaagagggcagtattaagctagaagggggttCAATAGcttaattacaaatttaaaaattattatggcattATATCATggaaaattattataaaaaataccACACGTGGATTTTATCATGATTTCTGATGGGGAAACCTCTAATAGATTTTCTCACCTCTACGTCCAGTCCCCGAGATCCTCTCCCGGAGTTAGGATTTTCTCTTATAATAAAttcgctcctttagtaggcggaaaAGCCTTTAAAAacttacaagtatttgtcttggtacGTAACATCCGGGTTACCACGTCAAAACAAATGCAATACCTACACCACTTATCTTGGACAATAACTCCGCTCTATTTCTTAAAAGTTGATTTAGAACCCTTGTGTAGACTTGACTTCCATAGCTTTTGTCTGTCTTAAACCTTAGAGATTCGGTTTTGGGTATTTTCTCTTCTTTACGGTGCAAAGACTACGAACTCCCAGTGAGTACttctaggacttgggtcttagaacgaatCATGTCAGGTCACGTCACCTTcctacaaaaataataaaataatctatAAAACAATCCAAGTAGAGAAAAGATTATTTGAATTGGTATGTTACAGTACTAGCCCATAAGATTGTATAATATTCAAACAAGAATATTAAAACTATATACTTGTACTTGACTTAAGATATtgaataatatattaaatatactTTCAATTACTCATTCTTTATAGAATATAGGTTTTATTGGAGTAATGTAAGAAGTTATATACATAAAGCAATGGAGCTTATGACTTATTTTTATTCTTCTTTTTtcaatatatatttataaattaaagaATACTTTAATTCTAATCCGGAATTTATAATTAACCTTTAAACTCGTACGCTTAAGGGTTTTAGTATAATTGTATTTTGACAATTATAGAGTTAAAGTGTATTGTTAATTTCGTacatacactacaagaaaaatgtcatcAGACAACACCCATCAGACAACGCTTgaccaaaaaagtgttgcccAGAAATTTTACACAACAGTTTTTTAAAAACCAGAAAACAGGTGCTGTGTGAATCCCTTTACTACAATAGGTTTAAAACTGTTGTCTAGCATATCGTATAAGACAACCGTTTTATGAGATAAGGTGTTGTTTAAAAAAAAAAGATTTCATCATTCCTACAATGCTTTAAAAACTATTGTCTAGGTAATCGACACAGACAAGCCTTTCTAAAGATTTGTTGTGCAAATGAGGTAGTTTGTACAAGAGTTTAATTTTGCATTGTCTGAAAGTAATGGAGACAACGTTGTGAAACACCGTTGTTGAAATGAGACAAGTGTTTTCTCAATGGATTAGTTAAGCTGGAATCAAACAACGTACTTCCATTGTGTTGTCTAAATATCACTTGACATACAAGTGTTTTTATTCTGTTGTATGTCACGACATCACACAAGCGTTTTGCTCATAAAACCATTGTCACTTGTATTGGTGAGCTGGTATAATGAGAGACGTTCATTAAGAGGagatgaggtggcaccatgtgattggtgaaaaaacattcacttggattgttgagttggtgtaattagagccgttgattaaaagtagatttaatatcaGCCGTAGGATTTAAAAAAGTTGATCATCTAAAATAACGGTTTTTTTTCAAAAAACTGTTGTCACTATTTATTTCAGACAAGACTTTTTCATAGAAAACCGTTGGATGTTGCCTCGTACTAGATTTTTTTCCATACCCAATTAAagagataaatttttaaaatgattttttagatgatccaaccgtacggatgttaagaaatacttattttagtcacatggaaaaagtattaaaaaatttcaaattcatctcgaatgtcaagattagaaaaatctggtaaaagcactacttcccaacacaggattcgttcccgatgaacaagataaattttttaaatgatttttttgacgatccaaccgtacggatgtgaagatatacttattttagtcacatgaaaaaagtattaaaaaatttcaaattcatctcgaatgtcaagTTTAGAAATatctggtaaaagcactacttcccaacatgaaattcgttcccgatgaacaagataatttttttaaatgattttttcaatgatccaaccgtatggatgttaagatatacttattttagtcacatgaaaaaagtattaaaaaatttcaaattcatctcgaatgtcagaattagaaaaatctggtaaaagcacttcttcccaacacgggattcgttcccgatgaacaagataaattttttaaaagattttttcaCACTTGTttgtgatgaggtggcaccatgtgattggtgaaaaaacattcacttggattgctGAGTTGGTGTAATAAGAGCAGTTGATTGAATGTATATTTATTATCATCCATTAGATTAAAAAACGCTGCTACGCTTAAACAACAGCTTTTGTTCAAATAAATGTTGTCAATGTTCATCTAAGACAACCTTTTTTCATAAAAAAACCGTTGTCTGTAAGTCTGATTCTTGAAATTTCTGAAGTGTTGcttgtgatgaggtggcaccataTGATTGGggaaaaaacattcacttggattgttgagttggtgtaattagagccgttcattaaaagtagatttaatatcagccgtaagatttaaaaaagttgatcatctaagacaacggttttttttaaaaaaactgttgtCACAATTTATTTCAGACAAGAATTTTTCATAAAAAACCGTTGGGTGTTGCCTCGTACAAGATTTTTTTCATACCTAATgaaaaagataaatttttttaatgattttttagaggatccaaccatacggatgttaagaaatactcattttagtttcatgaaaaaagtattaaaaaatttgaaattcatctcgaatgtcaggattagaaaaatctggtaaaagtacccctcccgacaacgagactcgttcccgatttacaggattaatagtttaaaatgatttttcgacgatccaaccgtacgggtgttaagatatatcgattttattcataagaacaaattattaaaaaatttgaaattcattttgcatgccaggattaaAAAATtttggtaaaagtacccctcccaacaacgagactcgttcccgatttacaggattaattttttaaaatgatttttcgacgatccaactgtacgaatgttaagatatatcgattttagttataagaataaattattaaaaaatttgaaattcattttgcatgccaggattagaaaattttggtaaaagtacccctcccgacaacgagactcattcccgatttacaagattaattttttaaaatgatttttcgacgatcgaaccgtacggatgttaggatatattgattttagtcataagaaaaaattattaaaaaatttgaaattcattttgcatgccatgattagaaaaatctggtaaaagtaccccacccgacaacgagactcgttcccgatttacaggattaattttttaaaataatttttcgacgaccaaccatacggatgttaggatatatcgattttagtcataagaaaaaattattaaaaaatttgaaatttattttgcatgtcaggattagaaaaatctggtaaaagtacccctcccgacaacgagactcgttcccgatttacaggattaatttttaaaatgattttttaatgatccaaccgtac is a window from the Apium graveolens cultivar Ventura chromosome 1, ASM990537v1, whole genome shotgun sequence genome containing:
- the LOC141720047 gene encoding protein FAR1-RELATED SEQUENCE 5-like, translating into MFQCLGSSYGDSSRINSGVISSGGSEVSESSVTDYIASPGGMKYYLPSYVGDISVPFENQAFDSFSKGYCFYKEYARLSGFGVHKTAMKKDADRTITLKHFVCSCEGFNNPYVEKKALNKRRIVSQRCGYKAKMILKYMGDNKHYIKTFIELHNHPLASETGNVWWYGNIGVKLRDFRNFSRDVKSFDGEREGQMIIDKFKAIQETSESVYFAYEVDSDGHLTKLFWADAIGRRNFELYGDAVSFDAIFDTSKYNMIFAPFTGIDKHDKCVTFVAFLLSHENIEDYTWAFDHFIKAMGRNPVFILTDQCPAMKDDVHNSFSDKNGLIASKHRLCMWHIMQKFSIKLGNCLFKETDFMEKMKTYIWSSILETDEFERGSTKVLKEFKLDDHKWRSDMYLIRSSWIPSFFRDEPMFGLTRITSRSESENFFFGQFHRQRDTLCEFWLRFQSAMEHQRNETERLDHESKTCIPETLSTWFIEDNAATLFTRAIFYIVQEKIISSCLDMQIKRMSAEINGVTHMEIGDVKVKDKLVKMSVSKDHIVCSCKKIIMYVIVCRHAFCGLKQLGVTKFPMSLALNRWMKIDNSGTMFNSVSVTNDYIKMQQAFLKLRNIWYDFLQAVSKTGMVFEKLDFVHQTIKQLNTDLDFQGRCDVFTKRDHIAAMVEEQPSEEISILGPNVYKNKGNYFKRLIGAREKALNKSKKTSRQCSLCKAYTHDQRRCVKRNKVVVE